From a single Ailuropoda melanoleuca isolate Jingjing chromosome 12, ASM200744v2, whole genome shotgun sequence genomic region:
- the CA5A gene encoding carbonic anhydrase 5A, mitochondrial isoform X5, with amino-acid sequence MLRPPLLGRSLRKSSGFSILVKQMWGALRSSPQRLERWYSQGPCAQRNRNDALHPPCKGPASAPGGTRQSPINIRWRDSVYDPQLKPLRVCYAASCLHVWNTGYFFQVEFDDSAEGSGISGGPLENHYRLKQCHFHWGAVNERGSEHTVDDRVYPAELHLVHWNSVKYRSYKEALTGENGMAVIGVFLKLGAHHEALQKLVEVLPEIKHKECPQACHLPLSWCGISGSPRPGRTGRPGEGRKRCQSAHLPSARAS; translated from the exons ATGCTACGGCCCCCGTTGTTGGGCAGGAGCCTCCGGAAGTCCTCTGGTTTCTCCATCTTGGTCAAGCAGATGTGGGGGGCCCTCCGCAGTAGTCCACAAAGGCTGGAGCGATGGTACTCGCAGGGTCCCTGCGCACAGAGAAATCGGAACGACGCTT TGCACCCCCCCTGCAAGGGCCCGGCTTCGGCTCCGGGGGGCACCCGGCAGTCCCCCATCAACATCCGCTGGAGGGACAGCGTCTACGACCCGCAGCTGAAGCCTCTCAGGGTCTGCTACGCGGCCAGCTGCCTGCACGTCTGGAACACCGGCTACTTCTTCCAGGTGGAATTCGACGACTCGGCTGAGGGGTCAG GGATCAGCGGTGGCCCCTTGGAAAACCACTACAGACTAAAGCAGTGCCACTTCCACTGGGGAGCAGTGAACGAGCGGGGCTCCGAGCACACAGTGGACGACCGCGTGTACCCGGCAGAG cTGCATTTAGTTCACTGGAATTCGGTGAAATACCGAAGTTACAAAGAAGCCCTCACGGGGGAGAACGGCATGGCCGTGATAGGCGTGTTTTTAAAG CTGGGGGCCCATCACGAGGCACTGCAGAAGCTGGTGGAAGTCTTGCCGGAAATAAAGCATAAG GAGTGTCCACAGGCATGCCACCTGCCGCTCTCCTGGTGCGGGATCTCAGGGTCACCCCGTCCCGGGAGAACAGGGAGGCCGGGGGAAGGGAGAAAGCGGTGCCAGTCCGCCCACCTGCCCTCAGCGCGGGCGTCGTAG
- the CA5A gene encoding carbonic anhydrase 5A, mitochondrial isoform X4 has translation MLRPPLLGRSLRKSSGFSILVKQMWGALRSSPQRLERWYSQGPCAQRNRNDALHPPCKGPASAPGGTRQSPINIRWRDSVYDPQLKPLRVCYAASCLHVWNTGYFFQVEFDDSAEGSGISGGPLENHYRLKQCHFHWGAVNERGSEHTVDDRVYPAELHLVHWNSVKYRSYKEALTGENGMAVIGVFLKLGAHHEALQKLVEVLPEIKHKWLRKDFGGHMEIPKNCSLFVQYQTKEFRDTRSPGGPWTGTDGPGPVATMARAAPGGSGGQPFLSGFTGSV, from the exons ATGCTACGGCCCCCGTTGTTGGGCAGGAGCCTCCGGAAGTCCTCTGGTTTCTCCATCTTGGTCAAGCAGATGTGGGGGGCCCTCCGCAGTAGTCCACAAAGGCTGGAGCGATGGTACTCGCAGGGTCCCTGCGCACAGAGAAATCGGAACGACGCTT TGCACCCCCCCTGCAAGGGCCCGGCTTCGGCTCCGGGGGGCACCCGGCAGTCCCCCATCAACATCCGCTGGAGGGACAGCGTCTACGACCCGCAGCTGAAGCCTCTCAGGGTCTGCTACGCGGCCAGCTGCCTGCACGTCTGGAACACCGGCTACTTCTTCCAGGTGGAATTCGACGACTCGGCTGAGGGGTCAG GGATCAGCGGTGGCCCCTTGGAAAACCACTACAGACTAAAGCAGTGCCACTTCCACTGGGGAGCAGTGAACGAGCGGGGCTCCGAGCACACAGTGGACGACCGCGTGTACCCGGCAGAG cTGCATTTAGTTCACTGGAATTCGGTGAAATACCGAAGTTACAAAGAAGCCCTCACGGGGGAGAACGGCATGGCCGTGATAGGCGTGTTTTTAAAG CTGGGGGCCCATCACGAGGCACTGCAGAAGCTGGTGGAAGTCTTGCCGGAAATAAAGCATAAG TGGCTGAGAAAGGACTTTGGTGGacacatggaaattccaaagaattGCAGTTTATTTGTTCAGTACCAAACAAAAGAATTCCGGGACACAAGGAGTCCCGGTGGTCCCTGGACGGGGACGGATGGGCCCGGACCTGTCGCAACAATGGCCAGAGCGGCTCCAGGTGGAAGCGGGGGCCAGCCCTTCCTCAGCGGCTTCACGGGGTCTGTTTGA
- the CA5A gene encoding carbonic anhydrase 5A, mitochondrial isoform X3, with product MLRPPLLGRSLRKSSGFSILVKQMWGALRSSPQRLERWYSQGPCAQRNRNDALHPPCKGPASAPGGTRQSPINIRWRDSVYDPQLKPLRVCYAASCLHVWNTGYFFQVEFDDSAEGSGISGGPLENHYRLKQCHFHWGAVNERGSEHTVDDRVYPAELHLVHWNSVKYRSYKEALTGENGMAVIGVFLKLGAHHEALQKLVEVLPEIKHKQWLRKDFGGHMEIPKNCSLFVQYQTKEFRDTRSPGGPWTGTDGPGPVATMARAAPGGSGGQPFLSGFTGSV from the exons ATGCTACGGCCCCCGTTGTTGGGCAGGAGCCTCCGGAAGTCCTCTGGTTTCTCCATCTTGGTCAAGCAGATGTGGGGGGCCCTCCGCAGTAGTCCACAAAGGCTGGAGCGATGGTACTCGCAGGGTCCCTGCGCACAGAGAAATCGGAACGACGCTT TGCACCCCCCCTGCAAGGGCCCGGCTTCGGCTCCGGGGGGCACCCGGCAGTCCCCCATCAACATCCGCTGGAGGGACAGCGTCTACGACCCGCAGCTGAAGCCTCTCAGGGTCTGCTACGCGGCCAGCTGCCTGCACGTCTGGAACACCGGCTACTTCTTCCAGGTGGAATTCGACGACTCGGCTGAGGGGTCAG GGATCAGCGGTGGCCCCTTGGAAAACCACTACAGACTAAAGCAGTGCCACTTCCACTGGGGAGCAGTGAACGAGCGGGGCTCCGAGCACACAGTGGACGACCGCGTGTACCCGGCAGAG cTGCATTTAGTTCACTGGAATTCGGTGAAATACCGAAGTTACAAAGAAGCCCTCACGGGGGAGAACGGCATGGCCGTGATAGGCGTGTTTTTAAAG CTGGGGGCCCATCACGAGGCACTGCAGAAGCTGGTGGAAGTCTTGCCGGAAATAAAGCATAAG CAGTGGCTGAGAAAGGACTTTGGTGGacacatggaaattccaaagaattGCAGTTTATTTGTTCAGTACCAAACAAAAGAATTCCGGGACACAAGGAGTCCCGGTGGTCCCTGGACGGGGACGGATGGGCCCGGACCTGTCGCAACAATGGCCAGAGCGGCTCCAGGTGGAAGCGGGGGCCAGCCCTTCCTCAGCGGCTTCACGGGGTCTGTTTGA